The following proteins are co-located in the Castanea sativa cultivar Marrone di Chiusa Pesio chromosome 8, ASM4071231v1 genome:
- the LOC142607031 gene encoding uncharacterized protein LOC142607031: MGAFGNSRHWPHMYYAIAFCLIATNVVADKLYFFGLQSQSHDEDHQPPKHLSTLPHDQEPYPSSDQKTFPFIPFPRPKFPFPRPKSSPPPLPRSTSPPPPKSPPPPPSPSPPLPPSSSPLPPPKSSPPPPPPSTSPPPPKSPPPPPLPSPPLPPSSSPPPPPKSSPPPPPPSTSPPPPKSPPPPPSPSPPPPKSSPPPSPPSASPPPPKSPPPPKSSPPPPSPSPSPPPPKSSPPPPPPSTSPPPPKSPPPPRSPSPPPPKSSPPPPPPLASPPPPKSPPPPKSSPPPPPKSSPPPPPPLKSPPPPKSSPPPPPPSPSPPPPKSPPPPRSPSPPPPKSSPPPPPPSASPPPPKSPPPPKSPPPRRS; the protein is encoded by the coding sequence ATGGGTGCGTTTGGAAACTCGAGGCATTGGCCTCACATGTATTATGCTATAGCATTTTGCCTCATTGCCACTAATGTGGTAGCTGATAAGCTTTACTTCTTTGGTTTGCAATCACAATCACATGATGAAGACCATCAACCCCCAAAACATTTGTCAACACTACCTCACGACCAAGAACCCTACCCCTCAAGTGATCAAAAAACATTTCCCTTTATACCATTCCCAAGGCCAAAATTTCCATTCCCGAGGCCAAAATCTTCACCCCCTCCACTGCCACGCTCGACATCACCTCCACCTCCAAaatctccaccaccaccaccctcaCCATCTCCTCCACTGCCACCATCCTCATCACCCCTTCCACCACCAAAATCTTCACCCCCTCCACCGCCACCCTCAACATCACCTCCACCTCCAAaatctccaccaccaccacccttACCATCTCCTCCACTGCCACCATCCTCATCACCCCCTCCACCACCAAAATCTTCACCCCCTCCACCGCCACCCTCAACATCACCTCCACCTCCAAaatctccaccaccaccaccctcaCCATCCCCTCCACCACCAAAATCTTCTCCCCCTCCATCGCCACCCTCGGCATCTCCTCCACCTCCAAaatctccaccaccaccaaaatctTCTCCCCCTCCACCATCACCCTCTCCATCCCCTCCACCGCCAAAATCTTCACCCCCTCCACCGCCACCCTCGACATCACCTCCACCTCCAAaatctccaccaccaccacgctCACCATCCCCTCCACCACCAAAATCTTCTCCCCCTCCACCGCCACCCTTGGCGTCTCCTCCACCTCCAAAATCTCCACCACCACCGAAATCTTCTCCCCCTCCACCGCCAAAATCTTCACcccctccacctccacctctaaaatctccaccaccaccaaaatctTCTCCCCCTCCACCGCCACCCTCTCCATCCCCTCCACCTCCAAaatctccaccaccaccacgctCACCATCCCCTCCACCGCCAAAATCTTCTCCCCCTCCACCGCCACCCTCGGCATCTCCTCCACCTCCAAaatctccaccaccaccaaaatctCCACCTCCACGAAGATCTTGA